One Candidatus Omnitrophota bacterium DNA segment encodes these proteins:
- the hcp gene encoding hydroxylamine reductase — protein MFCYQCEQAYRGQGCHTEGVCGKTPEAAGLQDIIIHQLKGIGYLAHAARKNGKSDVEIDRFILRGLFITVTNVNFDPDRLVETIREAEQVKKNAQALAGNPASVPDSVTFEPKDSREELSAQAARLQITGDHPNEDIRSLQHLLTYGIKGLAAYAEHASVLGYEDECIFAFISEALAALNDSEITLEALVDLNMRCGQVNIRCMEILDEAHTTRFGHPEPTPVSTGRKKGPAIIITGHDLLDMEELLKQTEGKGINVYTHGEMLPAHGYPAFKKYAHFAGHFGTGWQNQQREFNNIPAAVYFTTNCIQEPQENYKDRVFTGGEVGWPGIIHIQKRDFSPVIEKALELNGFEENEGGTLLTGCGRNAVANVADKVVEAVKAGAIKHFFLVGGCDGAKPGRNYYTEFTQQVPEDCVILTLACGKFRFNHLDFGNIGGIPRLLDLGQCNDAYSAIKIAELLAGAFECGVNDLPLTLILSWYEQKAVVILLSLLSLGIKGIRLGPSLPAFITPNIFNFLVEHFDIRPISTPEKDLEAVLAAAS, from the coding sequence ATGTTTTGTTATCAGTGTGAGCAAGCGTACCGGGGCCAGGGTTGCCATACCGAAGGCGTGTGCGGAAAGACCCCCGAGGCCGCCGGGCTCCAGGACATCATCATCCACCAGCTCAAGGGGATCGGCTATTTAGCCCACGCAGCCCGGAAGAACGGCAAGTCGGACGTGGAGATCGACCGTTTTATCCTCCGCGGCCTCTTCATCACCGTCACCAATGTCAACTTTGATCCGGATCGCTTAGTCGAAACCATTCGCGAGGCAGAACAAGTCAAGAAGAACGCGCAAGCACTCGCAGGCAATCCCGCCTCTGTCCCGGATTCCGTGACATTCGAGCCCAAAGACTCACGCGAGGAACTTAGCGCGCAGGCCGCAAGGCTTCAGATCACCGGGGATCACCCGAATGAAGACATTCGTTCCCTCCAGCACCTTCTCACCTATGGAATTAAGGGGCTGGCCGCCTATGCGGAACACGCTTCTGTGTTGGGCTATGAAGACGAGTGCATCTTTGCCTTCATCTCCGAAGCTCTCGCGGCGCTCAATGATTCGGAGATCACTTTGGAGGCTCTGGTGGATCTAAACATGCGCTGCGGACAGGTGAATATCCGTTGCATGGAGATCCTGGACGAAGCGCACACCACGCGCTTCGGGCATCCTGAGCCCACACCGGTTTCCACCGGCCGGAAAAAAGGCCCGGCCATCATTATTACGGGCCACGATCTCCTCGATATGGAGGAACTCCTAAAGCAAACCGAAGGCAAAGGCATCAACGTCTACACTCACGGCGAGATGCTCCCGGCTCACGGATATCCGGCCTTCAAGAAGTACGCACATTTTGCGGGCCACTTCGGCACCGGATGGCAGAACCAGCAACGCGAGTTCAACAATATCCCGGCTGCCGTCTATTTCACCACCAACTGCATCCAGGAGCCCCAGGAGAACTACAAGGACCGCGTGTTCACCGGCGGCGAGGTGGGTTGGCCGGGGATCATCCACATTCAGAAGCGTGACTTCAGCCCTGTGATTGAGAAGGCCTTGGAACTCAATGGCTTTGAAGAAAACGAGGGCGGCACTTTGCTGACCGGTTGCGGCCGCAATGCCGTGGCAAACGTGGCGGACAAAGTCGTGGAGGCTGTTAAGGCGGGCGCCATCAAGCACTTCTTTCTGGTGGGCGGTTGCGACGGGGCAAAACCGGGCCGTAACTATTACACGGAGTTCACCCAGCAAGTTCCCGAAGACTGCGTGATCCTCACCTTGGCCTGCGGGAAGTTCCGCTTCAATCATCTGGACTTCGGCAATATCGGCGGGATCCCGCGCCTCTTGGATCTGGGCCAGTGCAACGATGCCTACTCGGCCATCAAGATTGCCGAGCTCTTGGCCGGCGCCTTTGAGTGCGGAGTTAATGACCTGCCGCTCACGCTCATCCTGTCTTGGTACGAACAAAAAGCCGTGGTCATCCTGCTTTCCCTGCTTTCCTTGGGGATTAAGGGAATCCGATTGGGCCCCAGCTTACCGGCCTTTATCACCCCGAACATCTTCAACTTCCTGGTGGAGCACTTCGATATTCGACCCATCTCCACCCCGGAAAAGGATTTGGAAGCCGTATTGGCTGCAGCGAGTTAA
- a CDS encoding Crp/Fnr family transcriptional regulator: MPVDHLLPQLDFFKGLSQETQKALASICVRKGLQRKEVLFREGDRGQGLYLLESGSVQLYKTGSEGKEVVIKVLKPGELFAVVVLFEQENYPVSALALQDSLVYLMPRQDFHTLLDNADLRNDFIRSLLQKQRHLADRILQLSSEDIEERLRRFLEDHYGEKPIITPALSKREVAAAIGTVPETLSRLLQKLKSEGRLVWEEKIIHVDRSFWTKRDSRHITPPCSVDGAKTKE, from the coding sequence ATGCCGGTTGACCATTTATTGCCGCAACTCGATTTTTTTAAAGGACTTAGCCAGGAGACCCAGAAGGCTCTCGCGTCTATTTGTGTCCGGAAGGGCCTCCAAAGGAAGGAAGTGCTGTTCCGCGAAGGGGATCGGGGCCAGGGGCTATACCTCTTGGAGAGCGGGTCGGTTCAACTGTACAAGACCGGTTCCGAGGGCAAGGAAGTGGTGATCAAGGTGCTCAAACCGGGGGAGCTCTTTGCAGTCGTTGTTCTGTTTGAGCAAGAAAACTATCCGGTGAGCGCCCTGGCTTTGCAGGACAGTCTGGTCTACCTGATGCCCAGGCAGGATTTTCACACTCTTCTGGACAATGCGGATTTGCGCAATGATTTCATCCGCAGCTTGCTCCAGAAGCAGCGGCATCTGGCCGATCGCATCCTTCAACTCAGCAGCGAAGATATAGAGGAAAGGCTCCGGCGCTTTTTAGAGGACCACTACGGTGAAAAGCCCATCATCACACCGGCCCTAAGCAAACGGGAAGTGGCTGCGGCCATTGGCACTGTGCCGGAGACTCTCTCCCGGCTTCTGCAAAAACTCAAATCGGAAGGCCGGCTTGTTTGGGAAGAGAAGATCATTCACGTGGACCGCTCTTTCTGGACAAAACGTGATTCTCGTCATATCACACCTCCTTGCAGTGTTGACGGAGCCAAAACCAAGGAGTAG